TCGCCGCGTTCCTCGCCCTGCACCCCGACGAGACACTCGATCCGGAGGCGGTCCGCGAGTACGTGCGGCACTACCTGGCCCGCTTCTCCGTACCCCGTGACGTGATCTTCGTGAAGTACCTGCCCCGCAACGCCACCGGCAAGGTGGTCAGCCGCGAGCTGCGCCGCTACTACGGCTGATCCAACCGACGTGACGTCCCGGCACGCCCACCGACCTGGTGATGTTTGTCACTTCAACTAGATCAAGTATCGGCGACCCGGCAGCCTTGCCGCGTGACAACCCTGGTGCGGCCCCAGAGCAGTGACCTCGCGGTCGCGCCGGCCACCCGCGACCCGTACATCGACAACGTCAAAGGGCTGCTGATCCTCCTGGTCGTGCTCGGCCACACAGTGGGTCAGACGGTCGGCTCCTCGCCGGGCGGCAGAACGATCTACACGTTGGTCTACCTGTGCCACATGCCGGCCTTCGCCATGCTGTCCGGGATGCTCTCGGCAACCGAGCTCACCGGCCGCCGGGCGGCGTCGCTGGTCCGTGACCTGGTCGCGCCGTACGTGGTGTTCCAACTGCTCTACATGGGCTTCTACACGGCCATGGACAAGCCCATGGACTGGACGGTCAACCAGTTCCTGACCCCGGTCTACCACCTGTGGTTCCTGCCCGCCCTGCTCATCTGGCGGATGCTCACTCCGCTCTTCGCCCAGCTTCGCGGAGTCGTCCTGATCGCGATCGGGATCTCCCTTCTCGCCGGAGCAACCACGGTCCTCAGCCACCCCCTGGCGTTGAACCGGGTGGCCGGCATGCTGCCCTTCTTCGTCCTCGGCGTCTGGCTCGGACGCGGCAGGCTGGCCTACCGCCCGTCTCCTCGGGTGCGGCTCGCCGCGGTCGCCGTACTCGTCGCTGCCGTGCCGATCGCCTACCTGGTCGGTTCGCGCCTGCCGAACCTCTGGCTGTACTGGAACAGCACCTACCAGCGCATCGGGGTGGACCTGACCGACGGCGTCCTGATCCGGCTCGGACTGATGGCCGTCGCGTCCGCGATGACCTGGGCGATCATGATGCTGGCTCCGCGCCGCC
Above is a window of Micromonospora coriariae DNA encoding:
- a CDS encoding acyltransferase family protein, yielding MTTLVRPQSSDLAVAPATRDPYIDNVKGLLILLVVLGHTVGQTVGSSPGGRTIYTLVYLCHMPAFAMLSGMLSATELTGRRAASLVRDLVAPYVVFQLLYMGFYTAMDKPMDWTVNQFLTPVYHLWFLPALLIWRMLTPLFAQLRGVVLIAIGISLLAGATTVLSHPLALNRVAGMLPFFVLGVWLGRGRLAYRPSPRVRLAAVAVLVAAVPIAYLVGSRLPNLWLYWNSTYQRIGVDLTDGVLIRLGLMAVASAMTWAIMMLAPRRQTFLTSWGANSMYPYLLHGFAVLAFAWSTLDSRVDSIPALLALVAVVVAVVWVTASRPVVWALRPLVSPPVGWLLRKSPSGQPPAGVRA